The genomic DNA TCGGGCTTCAGCATCCGGCGCTCGATCCCGTGATGATGGCGCTCACGGATCCCGGGCGGTTCCGGGGCCCGCTCCTCGTCGCCGCATGCCTCCTCTTCACCCTGCGCCGGGCCCGCGGCGCGCTCGCGCTCGTGGTCCTCGTCGCGACGCTCGCGATGAGCGATCAGGTGAGCGCGAAGGTCCTGAAGCCGATCTTCAAGCGCGCGCGGCCCTCGATCGAGGTGGTCGACTCGAAGCCCCTCTTCGGGCGGCGGAAGTCGTATGCCATGCCCTCGGTGCACGCGACGAACTTCACGGCGGCGCTTCCGATCATGGCCACCGTGTTCCCGGCGGGCGCCATCCCGTATGGGATCTACGCCGGGCTCGTCTCGTTCTCGCGGATCTACGTGGGCGAC from Candidatus Eisenbacteria bacterium includes the following:
- a CDS encoding phosphatase PAP2 family protein — encoded protein: MLQAVLETLQAWDTALFRAIHFGLQHPALDPVMMALTDPGRFRGPLLVAACLLFTLRRARGALALVVLVATLAMSDQVSAKVLKPIFKRARPSIEVVDSKPLFGRRKSYAMPSVHATNFTAALPIMATVFPAGAIPYGIYAGLVSFSRIYVGDHWPFDVLAGMILGLALGLLGRKAFLRLEQNLERRPWYRRVERWRRDQPGVEPTGEVSAGAKFAGAPSAAP